From Apteryx mantelli isolate bAptMan1 chromosome 32, bAptMan1.hap1, whole genome shotgun sequence, the proteins below share one genomic window:
- the PATE1 gene encoding prostate and testis expressed protein 1 has protein sequence MELGGRTMFPFPTMKVLFVGLAVVLCIGVVEALQCKVCKYKFPLIGCFHGANETTCERRERCAIIKTFLGKVTLYYQQGCTSLLNCGRERPSDTESRLKSLYACCETDLCNEEWHEDLSD, from the exons ATGGAGCTGGGAGGTCGGACCATGTTCCCCTTTCCCACCATGAAGGTGCTCTTCGTGGGGCTGGCTGTGGTCCTGTGCATCGGGGTTG TCGAGGCTCTTCAGTGCAAGGTCTGCAAGTACAAATTCCCCTTAATTGGATGCTTCCATGGAGCGAACGAGACGACCTGCGAGCGGAGAGAGAGATGTGCCATCATTAAAACTTTCCTGG GGAAGGTGACGCTCTATTACCAGCAAGGCTGCACCTCGTTGTTGAACTGCGGCAGAGAGCGGCCATCGGACACCGAGTCCCGCCTGAAGTCCCTGTACGCCTGCTGCGAGACGGACCTCTGTAACGAAGAGTGGCACGAGGACCTCTCGGACTAG